Within the Pseudarthrobacter sp. W1I19 genome, the region CGGTACGACGGCGGCTGACGGACTTCGCGGGTCCGGCAGCCGCCGTCGTGCTTCCTTTTGGGGCTGGCTGCCAATGCGGTGCCGCCGGGTGCGGCTCTCCGGCGTGTGTGGCTGAGGTCTCACTGGAAGTACATCCCTGCTGTGGCATATTTGATGAATGGCAGAATTCAAGCAGTCCACGAAGCTTCACAACGTCCTTTACGACATCCGTGGACCGATTCTCCAGGCGGCCCAGCAGATGGAGGCGGAGGGCCACAGAATCCTGAAGCTGAACATTGGCAATCCCGCACCCTTCGGCTTCGAGGCACCGGACGCCATCCTCGTGGACATGATCCGCCACCTCCCGCACGCCCAGGGTTACAGCGACTCCCGGGGCATTTTCTCCGCGCGCACCGCCGTCTCGCAGTACTACCAGACCCGCGGGATCCAGAACATCCACGTCGATGACATCTACCTGGGCAACGGGGTGAGCGAACTCATCACCATGTCCCTGATGGCCCTGCTCGATGACGGCGACGAAGTCCTCATCCCCACGCCGGACTACCCGCTGTGGACGGCATCAGTGGCGCTCGCCAGCGGCAAGCCCGTGCATTATCTCTGCGACGAGGAATCCGGCTGGCAGCCTGACCTTGAGGACATGGAAGCCAAGATCACCCCGCGCACCAAGGGGATTGTGGTCATCAACCCGAACAACCCCACCGGTGCCGTTTATCCGGAAGAGACGCTGCGTAAGATCGTGGCTTTGGCCGAGAAACACGGCCTGGTCGTCTTCGCCGACGAGATCTACGAAAAGATCCTCTACGAGGACGCCGTGCACGTGAACCTGGCCGGTCTCACCGGGGACCACGTCCTTTGCCTCACCTTCAGCGGCCTGTCCAAGGCCTACCGGGTGTGCGGCTACCGTGCCGGCTGGATGGCCATCTCCGGTCCCAAAAAGGATGCGGCGGACTACCTGGAGGGCATCAGCCTGCTGGCAAACATGCGCCTGTGTGCCAATGTCCCCGCCCAGCATGCCATCCAGACCGCGCTCGGCGGCTACCAGAGCATCAACGATCTGATCCTGCCTGGCGGACGGTTGCTGGAGCAGCGTAATAAGGCCTACGACATGCTCAACGCCATTCCGGGTGTCAGCACCCAGCAGGCCAGGGGCGCCCTCTACCTCTTCCCCCGGCTGGACCCGGAGGTCTACCACATCAGGGACGACGAGAAGTTTGTCCTGGACCTCCTTCGGGAGCAGAAGATCCTGGTCTCACACGGCCGGGCCTTCAACTGGGTGCGTCCGGACCACTTCCGCATGGTCACGCTGCCCAACGTCAAGGACATTGAAGAGGCCGTGGGGCGGATGGGGGACTTCCTAAGCAGGTACCAGGGGAACTAGCCTGTGCTTCACGGGCGCTTCGGACCCGTGAACCTTCGCGGAAAGGATTCCCCATGGCCGGCGTCGTCCAGTTTGATCAGCACCCCTCCGAGACCCTTCGGGCGGGGGAGGGGTTTTCGCTCGACGACGTGGATCCGGATTCCACCCCCGGCTACAGGGGCGGCAAACAGGACGGCAAGGCGCTCCTGGCTGACCTGGACGATGAGCTGACGGAGCTGCAGGAAAAGCTCTTCGCAGAGTCCCGTTTCGGCGGCCGCAAGCGGATCCTGCTGATCCTGCAGGCGATGGATACCGCGGGCAAGGGCGGAATCGTCAACCACGTCATGGCGGCGATGGACCCCCAGGGCGTGCAGTTCAAGGCGTTCAAGGCGCCCACGGACCAGGAAAAGTCCTACGACTTCCTGTGGCGCATCGAGAAGGAAGTGCCGGCCGCCGGTATGGTGGGCGTTTTTGACCGTTCCCATTATGAAGACGTCCTGATTCACCGCGTTCATGACTGGGCCACGCCGGATGAGATCAAGCGCAGGTACGTGGCCATCAACGAGTTCGAGGCACGGCTGACGGACTCGGGCACCAAGGTGGTCAAGGTGATGCTGCACATCAGCGGGGACGAGCAGAAGGCAAGGCTGCTGGCCAGGCTGGACAACCCCGCGAAGCACTGGAAATACAACCGCGGCGACCTCGACGAACGGGCCCTCTGGCAGGACTACATGGATGCCTACCAGGCCGCCATCGACGCGACGAGCACCGCGGACGCACCGTGGCATGTGGTCCCGGCCAACAAGAAGTGGTACGCGCGCATCGCCGTTCAGCAGCTTCTGCTGGGAGCGCTGTCCAGCTTGAACCTTGAGTGGCCCAAGGCGGAGTTCGACGTCGACGCCGAGCGGGAGCTGATCCTCCAGTCCTGACGTTTGGACCGGCTGGCTGGCCTTCCATCCGCTGGCGCTACATTGGCTGGCGCTACATTGGCTGGCGCTACATTGGCTGGTCGCGGGCGGCGGCCAGCCGTTTCCGTGCACCTTCCAGCCATTCCTCGCAGCGCGCGGCCAACGCCTCGCCCCGCTCCCAGAGTGCGAGGGATTCCTCCAGGCTGGCACCTCCGGCTTCCAGCCTCCCCACCACAGCGATGAGCTGCTCACGGGCTTCCTCGTAGCTCAGTGCTGCGACGTCGTTTGCTGGCGTGGGCTCAGTCATTGGGTTCTCCGGTTTCGGGTTGGGGCTGATGAAGTGCTCCCGCGGACTCAAGCGTCCCCGTGGACGTCGCGCCGAAGCGGCCTTCCGCCACACGCACGGACAACTGTGTTCCCGCCGGAGCCTCCGCCGGGCGGCGCACCACAGCATGCCCTGCACTGCTGCGGCCGGCCGCCTGCGGATTGGCGAGTTCGACGACGGCGTACCCCCGGTCGAGCGTTTTCTGCGGCGAGAGGGCGCGCACCTGGGCTTTCAGGTGTTCCAGCTGGTCCGCGGCACGGACCACGGTGGAACTCACCGCGGCGGAGGACCTGCGGAGCAGCCTTTCAATCTCTTCGGAACGATCCGTTACCAGGCGTTCGGGCGCTGCCAGCACTGGCCGTGAGTGCAGCGACGCCAGGCGGTCCGCTTCCCGGTCCACCAGGCGCTCCATGCAACGGCGCAGCTGTTCCCTGGCCTGGCGCACCCCGGCCAGCTCTTCGGAAACTTCCGGCACGATCCGCTTGGCCGCGTCCGTGGGGGTGGAGGCGCGGAGGTCGGCGACGTCGTCGAGCAGCGGCCGGTCCGCTTCATGGCCAATCGCGCTCACCACCGGGGTGGCGGCAGCAGCCACGGCCCGGACCAGTTCCTCGCTGTTGAATGGCAGGAGGTCTTCAAGTGCGCCTCCGCCACGGGCGATGACAATAACGTCCACCTCCGGGCGGCCGTCCAGGTCGCGGAGTGCACGGATCACCTGGGCCACCGCGGTGTTGCCTTGGACGGCCACCTCCCGGATCTCGAATTCGACGGCGGGCCAGCGCAGGGCGGCGTTCCGGAGGATGTCCTTCTTCGCATCCGAGTCCCTGCCGGTGATCAAACCGATACGGTGCGGCAGCAGGGGGAGCGGCTTCTTGCGGGAGTCGGCGAAAAGACCTTCGGCGGAGAGCGCCTGGCGGAGCCGCTCAATCCGGGCCAGGAGATCACCCAGGCCCACCGGCCGGATGTCCCGGACCAGCATGTTAAGCCGGCCGGTCTTCAGCCAGAACTCAGGCTTCAGCAGGGCCACCACCCGGGACCCGCGTTCCAGGGGCAGGTTCTGGCGCTCCAGCACCTTGGTCCAAACGGAAGCGGGGAGGGAAACTTCGGCATCGACATCGCGCAGGGTGAGGTAGGCGTTAGTGCCGCGCCGGTTCAGTTCAATGACCTGCCCTTCCACCCAGGCTGACGGCGTCCGGTCGATGTGGGCTTTCAGTTTCTGCGACAGCAACTGGAGGGGCCAAGGGTTGTCCGGGCTGGTTTCCGCTGCCGTCGCAGGAAGGGTGGTGGGCCCGGACACTTGCGGACCGGGCACGGGAAGCGAGGCCTGTTCAGACATGCGGGCTCCCTTGCGGGGCTGGAGCTGAGGGCATGGGGTCCTTCGTCTGTTGTGCGGCGGTCATTCAACCATATCCATAAGCTCTACCATCCGGGACGGACAGTATCCGGCCACCAGGCCCGCCTAGGATGGGTTGACCGCCATCGACCCGAAGGATCTGCTGTGCGCACTTTCGTTTCCGCCCTCGCCACCCTGCTGGCCATACTGCTTGCCGCGGTGGCGGTTCCTGCCATCTGGCTGGACCGCAACATCGTCCAGGAGCAGGGCTTTGTGGAACTGGCTGCCCCGCTGGGGAGGGACTCGGAGTTCCAGCAGGGCCTCGCCGCGGCGGCGGTCGGAACCATCGATACCAGCTCTGTCCCCGGCTTTCTCTCCGACCTGGTCCGACCGGCGCTTGAGGATGCCGCCGCGTCAATGACAGGTCTCCCCGGATACCCGGCGGCCTGGGAAGAAACGCTGCGCAGGAGCCACCGGCTCAGTTTTGCCGAACCGCAGGCTGGAACCGCGGAATCGGCGTCGGCCTCATCCCTCACACTGGATGTGGCGCCGCTGGTTGCGCTGGGGGCTGAAGAAATCTCGCGCACCACCCGGCTCCCTCTCGACCCTCCGGACCAGACCCTGGTTAATGTGGGACAGCCCCAGCAGAAGGAATGGACAGAGCGGTTGCGCACCTATGCACCTGCCGGCTACCTGCTGGCCGGGGGAGCGGTGGTGGCCTTGCTTCTGGCACTGGTAGCAGCGCGCCGCCGATGGACTGTACTGGTCTGTGCCGGAGTGGCTGCACTGGTTTTGTCCGCGGCCTGGACAGTGGGCTCGCAGCTGGGCTCGGCCGCCGTGCTGGCCACG harbors:
- a CDS encoding pyridoxal phosphate-dependent aminotransferase, producing the protein MAEFKQSTKLHNVLYDIRGPILQAAQQMEAEGHRILKLNIGNPAPFGFEAPDAILVDMIRHLPHAQGYSDSRGIFSARTAVSQYYQTRGIQNIHVDDIYLGNGVSELITMSLMALLDDGDEVLIPTPDYPLWTASVALASGKPVHYLCDEESGWQPDLEDMEAKITPRTKGIVVINPNNPTGAVYPEETLRKIVALAEKHGLVVFADEIYEKILYEDAVHVNLAGLTGDHVLCLTFSGLSKAYRVCGYRAGWMAISGPKKDAADYLEGISLLANMRLCANVPAQHAIQTALGGYQSINDLILPGGRLLEQRNKAYDMLNAIPGVSTQQARGALYLFPRLDPEVYHIRDDEKFVLDLLREQKILVSHGRAFNWVRPDHFRMVTLPNVKDIEEAVGRMGDFLSRYQGN
- a CDS encoding polyphosphate kinase 2 family protein, whose amino-acid sequence is MAGVVQFDQHPSETLRAGEGFSLDDVDPDSTPGYRGGKQDGKALLADLDDELTELQEKLFAESRFGGRKRILLILQAMDTAGKGGIVNHVMAAMDPQGVQFKAFKAPTDQEKSYDFLWRIEKEVPAAGMVGVFDRSHYEDVLIHRVHDWATPDEIKRRYVAINEFEARLTDSGTKVVKVMLHISGDEQKARLLARLDNPAKHWKYNRGDLDERALWQDYMDAYQAAIDATSTADAPWHVVPANKKWYARIAVQQLLLGALSSLNLEWPKAEFDVDAERELILQS
- a CDS encoding exodeoxyribonuclease VII small subunit; the encoded protein is MTEPTPANDVAALSYEEAREQLIAVVGRLEAGGASLEESLALWERGEALAARCEEWLEGARKRLAAARDQPM
- the xseA gene encoding exodeoxyribonuclease VII large subunit, which encodes MSEQASLPVPGPQVSGPTTLPATAAETSPDNPWPLQLLSQKLKAHIDRTPSAWVEGQVIELNRRGTNAYLTLRDVDAEVSLPASVWTKVLERQNLPLERGSRVVALLKPEFWLKTGRLNMLVRDIRPVGLGDLLARIERLRQALSAEGLFADSRKKPLPLLPHRIGLITGRDSDAKKDILRNAALRWPAVEFEIREVAVQGNTAVAQVIRALRDLDGRPEVDVIVIARGGGALEDLLPFNSEELVRAVAAAATPVVSAIGHEADRPLLDDVADLRASTPTDAAKRIVPEVSEELAGVRQAREQLRRCMERLVDREADRLASLHSRPVLAAPERLVTDRSEEIERLLRRSSAAVSSTVVRAADQLEHLKAQVRALSPQKTLDRGYAVVELANPQAAGRSSAGHAVVRRPAEAPAGTQLSVRVAEGRFGATSTGTLESAGALHQPQPETGEPND